A window of the Mycobacteriales bacterium genome harbors these coding sequences:
- a CDS encoding DUF839 domain-containing protein: MDRRDFLRSSALAVGVTALGPSFWNNAYGAPAKPGKGPYGPLLKADRNGVMLPKGFSSRILATSGKPVGKSGYAWHSAPDGGAVFPQKDGGWVYTSNAETTAASGGGAGALRFDKRGEVVDAYRILADTANNCAGGPTPWGTWLSCEETPTGQVWECDVTKPGQGVVRPALGRFSHEAVAFDHGRKALYLTEDMGDGRFYRFTPTSYPDLSAGALEALAVAADGSVTWVPVLLPQLPQSPLTRPAGSTAFNGGEGVWFDADHVYFTTKGDNVVWDLDVKAQKLTKLYDAAALGASAPLTGVDNIVVSRSGDIFIGEDGGDLEVVLITPDQVVTPVVRLMGHDASEITGPAFSPDGSRMYFSSQRGPGTTAAGVTFEVRGPFRTKRIRPTR, encoded by the coding sequence ATGGACCGCCGCGACTTCCTGCGCAGCTCTGCCCTCGCCGTCGGCGTCACCGCCCTCGGCCCGTCGTTCTGGAACAACGCCTACGGCGCGCCGGCCAAGCCCGGCAAGGGGCCCTACGGCCCTCTGCTCAAGGCCGACCGCAACGGCGTGATGCTGCCGAAGGGCTTCTCGAGCCGCATCCTCGCGACGAGCGGGAAGCCAGTCGGGAAGAGCGGCTACGCCTGGCACAGCGCGCCTGACGGCGGTGCGGTGTTCCCGCAGAAGGACGGCGGCTGGGTCTACACGTCCAACGCCGAGACCACGGCGGCGTCCGGCGGTGGCGCGGGCGCGCTGCGCTTCGACAAGCGCGGCGAGGTCGTCGACGCCTACCGGATCCTCGCCGACACGGCCAACAACTGCGCCGGTGGCCCGACCCCCTGGGGCACCTGGCTGTCGTGCGAGGAGACCCCGACCGGGCAGGTCTGGGAGTGCGACGTCACCAAGCCGGGCCAGGGCGTCGTGCGGCCGGCGCTCGGCCGCTTCAGCCACGAGGCGGTCGCCTTCGACCACGGCCGCAAGGCGCTCTACCTCACCGAGGACATGGGCGACGGGCGCTTCTACCGCTTCACCCCGACGTCCTACCCGGACCTGTCCGCCGGGGCGCTCGAGGCTCTTGCGGTGGCCGCGGACGGCTCCGTCACCTGGGTTCCGGTGCTGCTGCCGCAGCTGCCGCAGTCACCGCTGACCCGACCCGCCGGGTCGACCGCCTTCAACGGCGGCGAGGGCGTGTGGTTCGACGCCGACCACGTCTACTTCACGACCAAGGGCGACAACGTCGTGTGGGACCTCGACGTGAAGGCGCAGAAGCTCACGAAGCTGTACGACGCAGCCGCGCTCGGCGCGTCGGCGCCCCTGACCGGGGTGGACAACATCGTGGTGTCGCGCTCGGGCGACATCTTCATCGGTGAGGACGGCGGCGACCTCGAGGTCGTCCTCATCACGCCCGACCAGGTCGTCACCCCGGTCGTGCGGCTGATGGGCCACGACGCGTCGGAGATCACCGGCCCCGCCTTCAGCCCGGACGGCTCGCGGATGTACTTCTCGTCACAGCGCGGCCCGGGGACCACCGCGGCCGGCGTCACCTTCGAGGTCCGCGGCCCCTTCCGCACCAAGCGCATCCGCCCCACCCGCTGA
- a CDS encoding glycerophosphodiester phosphodiesterase — MEVLGHRGYPSPTTPENTLVSVEAALAAGAHGVEVDVRLTADRVAVCLHDSDLRRVAGLAVIVERTCFAQLRRLLLPGGHVIPTLREVAVAVAGRGRLVVDVKPDRRTSSLARGVLHGIDGIADDDVVVSSFDPQVLLEVGRREPSRSLALIDGEDLSRSVAWAIGLGCDALHAELKAVLLQPHVMAEAREARLALRAWTVNRPVDAELLERTGATAVITDEPAALLARQPVTAH, encoded by the coding sequence ATGGAGGTCCTCGGACACCGCGGCTACCCGTCCCCCACCACCCCTGAGAACACCCTCGTCTCCGTCGAGGCGGCGCTCGCCGCCGGCGCGCACGGCGTCGAGGTCGACGTCCGGCTGACTGCCGACCGCGTCGCGGTGTGCCTGCACGACAGCGACCTGCGCCGGGTCGCCGGCCTGGCCGTCATCGTCGAGCGCACATGCTTCGCACAGCTGCGCCGACTGCTGCTCCCCGGCGGGCACGTCATCCCGACGCTGCGCGAGGTCGCCGTCGCTGTCGCCGGTCGCGGTCGGCTCGTCGTCGACGTCAAGCCCGACCGGCGGACCTCCTCGCTCGCGCGCGGTGTCCTGCACGGCATCGACGGGATCGCCGACGACGATGTGGTCGTGTCGTCGTTCGACCCGCAGGTGCTGCTCGAGGTCGGCCGGCGCGAGCCCTCGCGCTCGCTGGCCCTCATCGACGGCGAGGACCTCAGCCGCTCCGTCGCGTGGGCCATCGGCCTGGGCTGCGACGCCCTGCACGCCGAGCTGAAGGCAGTGCTGCTGCAGCCGCACGTCATGGCCGAGGCCCGCGAGGCGCGACTGGCCCTGCGGGCCTGGACGGTCAACCGCCCGGTCGACGCCGAGCTGCTCGAGCGGACCGGCGCCACTGCCGTCATCACCGACGAACCCGCCGCCCTGCTGGCCCGTCAGCCCGTGACCGCCCACTAG